The Pyxicephalus adspersus chromosome 1, UCB_Pads_2.0, whole genome shotgun sequence sequence agtaatttgacatttaaaaaaaggccTATATGTATGTATCTTGCATGGTCAACTCTTCACATGGAATGATTTTGCTTCATATGGATTTTGGGGAATTTCACATGGTTCATCCTAGTGCGCATTTATCTTTTTCATAAAGACTCCATACAAATATGAATTGATTATTTTAACAGAAGATTGTAATGTGACTGTAAAGCTGTACAAAAAAGTATTTGGATTGCCTATAGTTGTGCTGCAAGGGAGTCAGCAAAACAAGTAGTGACAGGACCTGAAGTCACAGGAAGTAGATAATGAGCAATTGCAGggtcttttaaaagaaaactaaaagacACAAATGTCCTGGCTGTGTGGATAGATTGCACAGCTACAGCCAAACACAACTGCATAGtggattttacattttagaatgtcAATTCCAAAAGAATTACtttcatatatacacataatatttacACTAACACAGTTGCAGTTAGTTGAGctttacagctgaactccaggcaaatgttATTTAGGTAGAAGCATCTCTCCCTCCTTGTGCAGGGGGACTGGTCACCCTGCCATTTTGTGCTGGCAGCTTCTAGTAAGCGAAACTGCTGGTTCCCTTCCAGAACTTTGCTCCCTGCACAGGCATTGTAAAGCACAGTGATGATGTTACAGCTCATTTTACAAGGTCATAGTTTGTTTGATGAAGCATTTGGCAAACtaaatggatttattttctttgtggttCTAAAAGAATATTTGAATGAAAGTTTTTCTGTCGAAACTTCAACctcaacaacatttttattagagcAGTTCTTTAAATAAACAGTCTCACTCTAAAATGAATTGTTAGTGCACAGTCCAGAAAGCTAACTTGCGctatttctcttttttgcaaAACCATGCAGCTATGGGAACGCAATTGTTATCGCGGATGCCCCTACAATTCATATATGTGAATACACCATTACAGTTAGTAAAGTAGGATGATGTAAAATTGGcaagaacaacaaaataaaatataacaaaaatttagAGAAGAGCAGTTAAGTGTGCAGAGAAGGCAGGCAACCTAATAAATGCTTGTGTTGTgttctttttcatatatatatatatatatatatatatatatatatatatatatatatatatcacaagctttactctctctttttttctctttattcttcaGATTTGTTCGCACAGTTCTTCCATTCTCCCAAGAATTTCAGCGTGACAAGCCACCCAATGCTCAACCACAATATTTGTATGGCTCTAAGGTAGGGATgaatccttttaaaaatatttggggGGAATTTGGAATGAACATTGAAACTAACCTGtaattcaaatgtattatttaataaccACAGTTCTTCCTGTACTTGTATTATTAATTACTACTCAAAATACTAATTCCCTCCCATAgttgtttttttctccaatatATATGCTTTCCGTGTGGTACCCTTTAAATTGCAGACAAAGTCTGAATACTCTAAATGTAACTGTAcccaatttttaaatgttaatattactATAAATAATGTGGCTGTCCTCTGTAAGGGATTTGGGGTAATTGCAGCTGCTGTTCCCCCTTCACATGCCTTACTTACTCCTGCCATACATATCCACTACAGAAGTTTTTGTacagaataaaacacatttgtattcTTAAAATAACATGACATCTGATGTTTTACATTAAGacataaaaacaaacttatttataGATGAACATATGGATTAAACATGTTcgaatttctgtgtatttttttttttttgaaccctTATTCATACTGGGGGTTCATACTGAAATACAGTATGCATTGACATCCTTATGATATTTTTGGTGCATAGTGATGGCAAGGAAGAGAAAGAACCTATGTTGCCTTGTGTGGGAATACTAAAgataaatttattaactaaaaaCATTGACCTGCATTTTACTGCTGCTATGCCAAGTAAAATCTGATATGATTCTGCCTCCATACTACTTATTTGCAACTGATAAATACATAGATGGGATACATAAAAGCACATTTTCACCTGTCAAAGAATTTCTATTTTTGGCCATCCATTGTAGAGATTTACTTTGGCAGTCAGAAGACTTGGTCAATCTGCGCTGCTATTAGGTTATATTTACAGCTAATTGTTAAAAAATGCAGGTATTTATGCTTTTTGCCTGTAAATGTAGACATTCAACAACCTATGAATAACACAACACGTTTTTCTAAAAATAGAATGCAGCACCAAACAAAATGTCTACACAAGTGCATATAACCAATATTGTAATCTacataattacctttttttatatttaaatgtttctagtttTATTACCTATATAGGAAGAGGTGAGGGACACATCAGTAATATAAGTAACCTGTAAAATTGCTGACTGTTTATTATATCTGATACCCAAGTCAACCAAATTAGGAGATGCTAATgataacagataaaaaataaatgtttttagaaatctATACCACACGTATTTGAGTTGGTGGGAGAATACCCTGCCTGTGTAAAGTTATGATCATAAACAATATTTAAGGAATGAAATATGAAGGGTCTTGTGATCACTTTGTGGAGAACTGAAACGAAAAGTGAAGCAAGAACTACCTtcctaaaaaaaacttgccatgcCTATTAAACAGAGTAATTGTGTTTCCACTAAGCACTGGGTTTAAAAGATATATAGATAGTGATAGTCATTTTATTGAAGTAAGCTAGCAACATATGGGGGTCTTTTGAGTGTACAGCTACATAATTTGCCTTATAGTACAGTATCATTAGATTTTAAAGGGGAAATAAGGTATATTTCTGAGAACATTACATATTGCAAGTACATATTACAAGTTATTGTCACAGTTTTAACCGTAATGTGACCAACACACTTTCATCTTTACattcattttgttattgttttaaatgtgaatGTGTAGGTGAGCCCCTATACTACAACATCAATTATCTTCTACAATGACTTCTTCTTTCTGCTAAAAAGAGTTGCAATAATTCCTACGCAAAAGTGCTGATAGACCTGGATTAGGAGTATACACTGCGCAAATATGGtaatcaatatattaatataaactCTGTATggatacatatgtttttttatgactattttttacacattgataACATAATCTGACCATATAAGGATATCATTAGTAATTCAAAATAGGTACAAAGTTTGTTGGAACATTTTCACACATTGATAACATAATTTGGCATAGTATACATAGAATTAtaggctctatataaatacaaaatttggtGAACTTTTTTCACACATTGATAACATAAATTACATGAAGCTGATCTTTTATTTACCTATAGCCCTGAAAATTGTTGTAAATAAGATAAAACtccctttaaagtttaaaataagtcAGTGGTAACATTCTACACAAagtggtatattgtttttttgcgcacttcttattttttattctttcctctatttgtaaaataaagccaCCACAGTGCTGATTATCTTATACTAGAAGAGATaacatttgtgtatattttacatGGTAGCTATGCATCACGATAACGGAGTCGTGTATgaaatacaatattgttttgcTTGGCATGTATTTCTTCACGAAATAATTGCCCTTTTGTCTCTCTTTTATATAAGATGTTAAAAATGAATCCTGGGACTACCTATTATCAAAAAGAATTAACTTGATTGTTTCTTATTATCTATTCATTTATGTACAATGACACACATCCACTGTAAATATTTGTAACCATAGACTTTATCTCAGAAATATAAGGCTTTTAGATTGCAAATCCGTCTGAGACGAcagttagtgccatgactatAGACTTCCAATGAAGGgaatatgtcagggctatataaataccttATATTAAAATGTGAGATTTTACTAATTTATTGGTGTATGATGTTTCAAGAACTACTTTACTTGGTAGGTGACCCAATAAGGACGACATGTTGTTCTTGATCGCTGCAGTTCAAACTATTTGTTTCATTTGCTGATAAAGGATCTTTTTGAATGTCCTGTTGGTTATTGTCTACACTGACATCTTCACTGTTGTTTGCCCCGATTACTGCTAACAGGCCTGGCTTCTCGTACTCCTCTACAGGTTCTTCATTTTTTGTCCAGGCCTGTCTCTTGTTCCTTTCATTGCTTTCAGAATTTTGGGCCATGGCACGTTCCTGACGTTTTCTCCACCATATGTGTAAGCAGCCATAGATTAGGATGCAGACTATAATGAGGAGTATAATGCTGCTGGTCAGCCAGATACCCAGTGCTAGATCTTTTTTCTTGCTGTTCACAGTTGCTGGGTCTTGGCTTAAAGTTTGAAAGGTTTTACATTGGTCACTGGATGGCTTGGCAGACTGACAAGTCACACACAGATTGTACATTGTAAGAGGGGCTAGGTTCTCAATGGTATGAAATGTTCGACTTGTAGGAATCCGCTCCTCCTTAAATTTCTCTTTAGAGTACCCAGATAGCATTGTATTCCAGTCAGCATGATACATAATACTATAGAAGCTGTCAGCACAGCTTGCGATCGAAGGCCAATTGACCACAGCTGTGTTGGCAGTAATATTCTGAATAGAGATGACCATGGTGTCTTGGAAGAATTTCGTTGGATAAGTTGACAACTAATGTTCTAGAAAACAAGATAATGTTAGATGTAAAGTGTGTCTAAACCCCAAACAGTTATATCAAATACTAAACTGCATTTGtttctataatatttaaaaagttaaatattaggaaaatgtgAGAAATAACTACAGGTGCCCTAAAAATGATAGACGGAtacagtgtgtatgtgtgtaagaGTGTATGATTGCTATAAAAgtatcattgattttttttctcaattaaaATTCCCCTTTAccagaaaaatataatttgtgatcTGCCAGATTTattactaaactaaaaacacTACAGTTCATACATGCTTATTTATTTTATCCACACACTGTACAGTACATGTTGGGCTACTTCATGGTCGGTGCTATGGTAATTTGTGGCATCACCTTGTTCCGTGCTCTGTTATTGGAGTCTAATAGAGGAAGTGGCAGTGTTGTACAACTTTCCCTTTCGGGAATCTGTAAATAATCTGCAGTGCTTTTCccatgcacattattattattattattattaataaacaggatttatatagcgccaacatattacgcagcgctgtacataaataggggttgcaaatgacagactaatacagacagtgatacaggaggagaggaccctgcctcgaagagcttacaatctagtaggtgggggaatttcacacacaataggatgggaaatacaTGACTGGACAAAGGATTTTAAAGTTGAATGGTTTGGGATATTGTCCATGTAGTAagctaaaaatgcatttttaatagatCGTAGAACATCTGAAAATTTTAAAGGATCCTGCTGCAAATGAGTTGCTACATTCTTTGT is a genomic window containing:
- the FNDC9 gene encoding fibronectin type III domain-containing protein 9 encodes the protein MVISIQNITANTAVVNWPSIASCADSFYSIMYHADWNTMLSGYSKEKFKEERIPTSRTFHTIENLAPLTMYNLCVTCQSAKPSSDQCKTFQTLSQDPATVNSKKKDLALGIWLTSSIILLIIVCILIYGCLHIWWRKRQERAMAQNSESNERNKRQAWTKNEEPVEEYEKPGLLAVIGANNSEDVSVDNNQQDIQKDPLSANETNSLNCSDQEQHVVLIGSPTK